A window of the Bacteroidales bacterium genome harbors these coding sequences:
- the porV gene encoding type IX secretion system outer membrane channel protein PorV produces the protein MKVILTIIVMILFSQGLLAQSRAILTAVPYLLFAPDSRGTALGTLGAASNPDAFSMHWNPAKYAFTDKRFGVAVSYTPWYWLLIQDYDPLDLSFGYHAFNLFFKIKDRMAIATSMVYYSFGEVTFIDEFGNDLGTYKPYDFYNDISFSYRISEVLSLGLAGRLIYSDLTRGQFVQGAETSAGVSVAMDISMYYQKGISLGSYEGSIAWGVNISNIGSKISYSETAVNKDFIPTNLRAGIGFTTKFNASNSLTFLADFNKLLVPTPPVYLRDSLGYPVYDDENNRVISKGMDPNVSVLRGMFQSWYDAPGGFEEEMKEWSFGIGAEYWFRSNFSARAGIYHEDKTKGTRRYFTTGIGIRFGYFGFDTGILIPFEENAFNAFNLRSSIMLDIGRRKK, from the coding sequence ATGAAAGTAATACTGACTATTATCGTGATGATCTTGTTTTCCCAGGGATTACTTGCGCAAAGCAGGGCCATTCTAACTGCCGTGCCATATCTTCTTTTTGCGCCTGATTCCAGGGGTACTGCGTTAGGCACTCTCGGAGCCGCATCAAACCCTGATGCATTTTCCATGCATTGGAATCCCGCAAAATATGCATTCACTGATAAAAGATTCGGAGTTGCAGTTTCCTATACACCCTGGTACTGGTTATTGATTCAGGATTATGACCCTTTGGATCTTTCATTTGGCTATCATGCATTCAATCTTTTTTTCAAGATTAAGGACAGGATGGCAATTGCGACATCAATGGTATATTATTCATTCGGAGAAGTTACTTTTATAGATGAATTTGGGAATGATCTGGGAACCTATAAGCCTTATGACTTTTATAATGATATTTCTTTCTCTTACAGGATCAGCGAAGTTTTATCATTAGGGCTGGCCGGAAGACTGATCTATTCGGATCTTACCCGGGGACAATTTGTTCAGGGCGCTGAAACTTCTGCAGGTGTCTCTGTCGCCATGGATATTTCCATGTATTATCAAAAAGGCATTTCTCTTGGAAGTTATGAAGGTAGTATTGCCTGGGGAGTCAATATCAGCAACATAGGCTCGAAAATTTCCTATTCAGAAACAGCTGTCAATAAGGATTTCATTCCTACCAATCTTAGAGCAGGAATTGGTTTTACAACAAAGTTCAATGCATCTAATTCATTGACTTTCTTAGCTGATTTCAATAAACTTCTTGTTCCAACTCCACCGGTCTATCTGCGCGATTCACTTGGCTATCCGGTTTATGATGACGAGAATAACCGGGTCATTTCAAAAGGAATGGATCCGAATGTATCAGTTTTACGGGGGATGTTCCAGTCATGGTATGATGCTCCCGGTGGCTTTGAGGAGGAAATGAAGGAATGGTCATTTGGAATAGGTGCAGAATATTGGTTTAGGAGCAATTTTTCGGCCAGGGCCGGTATTTATCATGAAGATAAGACCAAGGGAACGAGGAGGTATTTTACAACAGGCATTGGCATCAGGTTTGGCTATTTTGGGTTTGATACGGGCATCCTCATCCCATTCGAAGAGAACGCTTTCAATGCATTCAATTTACGATCATCCATCATGCTTGATATTGGAAGACGGAAGAAATAA
- a CDS encoding T9SS type A sorting domain-containing protein, whose product MKKVFILLVILMYLIVPIYAQNPQWVQYTNGDEVTALAEEGNNMWVGTTGGLVKIDKSTGIQTFYNNANSGLPDNYVLIIAIDTSGSEWLGTNYGLAVYNENGIPVSIIENITSETHITIYPNPTTTIITIALPSTTHVNNTTLAIYNVNAQQVISRRITEPITVIDISTLPRGVYFVRITNDATVLVNKFMKL is encoded by the coding sequence ACCCATTTATGCTCAAAACCCACAATGGGTGCAATATACCAATGGGGATGAAGTTACTGCTTTAGCAGAAGAAGGCAATAATATGTGGGTAGGTACAACGGGCGGTTTAGTGAAAATTGACAAAAGCACGGGTATTCAAACTTTTTACAACAATGCAAATTCGGGCCTGCCCGATAACTATGTACTAATAATCGCAATAGACACAAGCGGGTCGGAATGGCTTGGGACTAATTATGGATTGGCAGTTTATAATGAAAACGGTATTCCTGTTTCAATTATAGAAAATATTACTTCGGAAACCCACATCACCATTTACCCCAACCCTACAACCACCATCATCACCATAGCACTGCCTTCCACCACGCACGTCAATAACACAACCCTTGCCATATACAACGTTAACGCCCAGCAGGTCATATCCCGCCGCATAACGGAACCAATAACCGTTATTGATATCAGCACACTGCCCCGTGGCGTTTATTTCGTGCGGATCACCAATGACGCCACGGTGTTGGTGAACAAGTTCATGAAGCTGTGA
- a CDS encoding DUF4143 domain-containing protein encodes MAIPGESNHYLRPATGGEDHTCKRHSSLFSRLAIPELLRFGSYPDIVDRSENEKIQLLESLTSDYLFRELSGLLKISVATVQRYLQLFEKSFVLFSLPSFSRNLRKEPGRSRKYYFYDLGIRNSLINNFNSPEIRNDTGQLWENFCFMDRIKRNQAMGRIVNYYFWRTYDQKEIDLIEESEGKLMAFEFKWKPQKIKPPADFLEAYPGSDFKVVHKENYRDFLI; translated from the coding sequence ATGGCTATTCCAGGGGAAAGTAATCATTATCTACGGCCCGCGACAGGTGGGGAAGACCACACTTGCAAAAGACATTCTAGCCTGTTCTCCCGGCTCGCTATACCTGAACTGCTGAGGTTTGGTTCCTATCCGGATATAGTGGACCGCAGTGAAAATGAAAAAATACAATTGCTGGAATCTCTGACAAGCGATTATTTGTTCAGGGAGCTTTCCGGTTTGTTAAAGATATCAGTGGCTACAGTACAAAGATACCTCCAGTTATTCGAAAAATCATTCGTTCTGTTCTCACTGCCTTCCTTCAGCAGAAATCTTCGGAAAGAACCCGGCAGAAGCAGGAAATACTATTTCTATGATTTGGGCATCAGGAATAGTTTGATCAATAATTTCAATTCGCCCGAAATCCGCAATGATACCGGTCAACTTTGGGAAAACTTTTGCTTTATGGACCGCATCAAGCGCAACCAGGCGATGGGTAGAATAGTAAATTACTATTTCTGGCGAACTTATGACCAAAAAGAGATTGACCTTATCGAAGAATCAGAAGGAAAGCTCATGGCCTTCGAATTTAAATGGAAACCACAAAAGATAAAACCTCCTGCAGATTTTTTGGAAGCTTATCCCGGCTCGGATTTTAAAGTGGTGCACAAAGAGAATTACAGGGATTTTTTAATATAA
- a CDS encoding four helix bundle protein, giving the protein MKFTKHEDLEVYHLAFNAAMMIFEVSLSFPKEEKYSLTDQIRRSSRSVCANIAEAFYRRKYPKNFSSHLSDAIAEGGETIVWLEFSLKCNYLHSELNHKLRDDYANIIGKLITMSNQAEKWKL; this is encoded by the coding sequence ATGAAATTCACAAAACATGAAGATTTAGAGGTTTATCATCTGGCTTTTAATGCAGCCATGATGATTTTTGAGGTATCCTTATCTTTTCCCAAAGAGGAAAAATATTCATTAACCGATCAAATCAGGCGATCTTCACGATCTGTTTGTGCGAATATTGCAGAGGCTTTTTACAGAAGAAAATATCCAAAGAATTTTTCATCACATCTTTCTGATGCAATTGCTGAAGGTGGAGAAACTATTGTTTGGCTGGAGTTTTCTCTAAAATGTAATTATTTACATTCCGAACTGAATCATAAACTTCGTGATGATTATGCTAATATTATTGGGAAATTGATTACAATGAGCAATCAAGCCGAGAAATGGAAGCTGTAA
- a CDS encoding superoxide dismutase, with the protein MSFELPTLPFALNALEPFISKTTLEFHYGKHHQAYVNNLNKLLPGSGFEQATLEEIIQKSGGGIFNNAAQVWNHTFYWHCLSPYGGGLPAGKLIGLIDRDFGTFDGFKEHFTQAAATLFGSGWAWLSLDANGKLVITQESNAGNPLKSGLKPILTCDVWEHAYYLDKQNRRPDYISDFWKLVDWKAAEIRL; encoded by the coding sequence ATGTCATTCGAATTACCAACATTGCCTTTCGCGCTGAATGCGCTGGAGCCATTTATTTCAAAGACAACCCTGGAATTCCATTATGGAAAACACCACCAGGCTTATGTGAACAACCTGAACAAGTTACTGCCCGGTTCGGGATTTGAACAGGCAACGCTTGAGGAGATCATCCAAAAATCCGGTGGCGGGATTTTCAACAATGCCGCCCAGGTCTGGAACCACACTTTTTACTGGCACTGCCTTAGTCCTTACGGTGGTGGCCTTCCGGCAGGAAAACTGATCGGCCTTATCGACCGGGATTTTGGTACTTTCGATGGATTCAAGGAACATTTCACCCAGGCTGCCGCCACCCTCTTCGGCTCAGGCTGGGCCTGGCTTTCATTGGATGCCAATGGAAAGCTGGTCATCACACAGGAAAGCAATGCCGGAAACCCGCTAAAAAGTGGCCTGAAACCCATTCTCACCTGTGATGTATGGGAACATGCCTATTACCTTGACAAGCAGAACCGCAGACCGGATTACATTTCTGACTTCTGGAAGCTGGTGGATTGGAAAGCAGCAGAAATAAGACTATAA
- a CDS encoding S41 family peptidase encodes MENRHRFTIYLPIILAVVLILGIWLGSKLSFVRNDKSDNALFVKPAHHDKVTDLINYVQQDYVDSVSREDLTDNAIEGVLDKLDPHSQYIPSEDFTEVEDQLNSNFEGIGIQFRIEKDTIMVIQTIPGGPSEKAGLLAGDRIVKINDSIVAGIGVTDRDAVRQLKGKRGSQVKVSIHRRSLADLIDFSLVRDVIPTYSIDISYMVDDSIGYIKLSRFAANTYEELLSALKMLMEQGMTRLILDLRGNYGGFLQASINISDEFLSDKKLIVYTEGNSRPNNYAYATRKGIFEESDLVVLIDESSASASEIVAGAIQDNDRGFIIGRRSFGKGLVQEQLTFPDGSAIRLTVARYHTPSGRCIQRPYTNGNKEYYEELYHRYATGEMENPDSIAFSDTIKYYTPAGKVVYGGGGIMPDVYVAMKADEKDNLYNRMIHQNLIFQYAFDYTDRERATLQHFRTVEDFRDNFRVDDQLFNGLIDNARKQGLIFTAKEVRYSEKKIKTLLKAYIGRNLLDDQAFYPIYHDVDKIFQVALDTIRK; translated from the coding sequence ATGGAAAACCGCCACCGTTTTACAATTTATCTCCCTATTATACTGGCTGTTGTGCTGATACTTGGCATCTGGCTCGGCAGTAAACTGTCGTTTGTCAGAAACGATAAATCAGATAATGCCCTCTTTGTCAAACCGGCCCATCACGATAAAGTAACCGACCTGATCAATTATGTTCAGCAGGACTATGTTGATTCAGTAAGCCGTGAGGATCTGACCGACAATGCGATCGAAGGAGTCCTCGATAAGCTCGACCCGCATTCACAATATATTCCCTCGGAAGATTTTACTGAAGTAGAGGACCAGCTAAACAGCAATTTTGAAGGGATTGGCATACAGTTCCGTATTGAAAAAGACACAATCATGGTGATCCAGACAATCCCGGGCGGACCTTCGGAAAAAGCGGGATTATTGGCCGGCGACCGCATCGTGAAGATCAATGATTCAATTGTTGCAGGAATTGGTGTGACCGACAGGGATGCAGTCAGGCAGCTTAAAGGTAAACGGGGATCTCAGGTAAAGGTGAGCATACATCGCCGAAGTCTTGCCGACCTGATCGATTTTAGCCTGGTCCGGGACGTCATCCCGACTTACAGTATTGATATATCTTATATGGTCGATGATTCAATCGGTTATATAAAGCTCAGCCGTTTCGCCGCCAATACTTATGAAGAATTGTTAAGCGCACTGAAAATGCTTATGGAGCAGGGGATGACCAGGCTGATCCTCGACCTCCGGGGAAATTATGGTGGTTTCCTCCAGGCTTCCATTAATATCTCCGATGAATTTCTCTCCGATAAAAAACTTATCGTTTACACTGAAGGCAACAGCAGGCCAAATAACTATGCTTATGCCACCAGAAAAGGGATTTTTGAGGAAAGTGACCTCGTGGTATTAATTGACGAGTCTTCCGCTTCGGCCAGTGAAATTGTCGCCGGGGCCATACAGGATAATGACCGTGGCTTTATCATCGGCAGAAGGTCGTTTGGAAAAGGACTGGTGCAGGAGCAACTCACCTTTCCTGACGGTTCAGCGATCCGCCTGACCGTTGCACGCTATCATACCCCTTCAGGAAGATGTATCCAGCGTCCTTATACAAATGGGAACAAAGAATATTATGAAGAACTTTATCACCGCTACGCCACTGGTGAGATGGAAAATCCGGATAGCATTGCCTTCAGCGATACAATCAAATACTATACTCCGGCCGGAAAAGTCGTGTATGGTGGCGGAGGGATAATGCCCGATGTTTATGTGGCCATGAAGGCAGATGAAAAAGATAATCTTTATAACCGCATGATCCATCAGAACCTGATCTTCCAATATGCATTTGATTATACCGACAGAGAGCGGGCCACACTCCAGCATTTCAGGACGGTTGAAGACTTCAGGGATAATTTCCGGGTCGATGACCAGCTTTTTAATGGATTAATCGATAATGCCCGTAAACAGGGCCTTATATTCACCGCTAAAGAAGTCCGTTATTCAGAAAAGAAGATCAAGACCCTTCTGAAAGCTTATATCGGCCGCAACCTGCTTGACGACCAGGCTTTTTACCCGATCTACCACGATGTGGACAAAATATTCCAGGTGGCGCTTGATACAATCAGAAAATAG
- a CDS encoding T9SS type A sorting domain-containing protein, with protein sequence MKQLSLVVFILIIIQVKAYSQSCLPDGINFTTQAQIDNFQSDFPGCTTIEGGVKISGNDISDLEGISVLDSIFGNLTIGSNWKGNNPNLNNLDGLENLAYIGGTLLLNNNDNLVNIQGLSGLVKVEEGIYISNDNLISLTGLEGIDSLYGNLNLQINDQLLNLTGLNNLKYIGGSLAFYSNEGLINLVGLDNLTTVAGRVDIWGNLVLTSLTGLENLSSVGDLSIEYNESLTSLSGLEGMDSIGGDMALIYNELLPNLTGLEGLTSIGGELWIKDNYSLTSLEGLDNISAESISSIWIYNNQNLSDCNIQSICDYLADPNGQINIYRNAIGCDNPHEIADNCGITLSCLPFGNYLFYSQAEIDSFPSYYSDCDQLEGFVGIQGEDITHLDSLSGVDTINGTLFICGNENLSSLNGLNNVRIIQGDLWIGWIECSGNNELTNLEGLNNLISVGNEMLIMYNPGLLTLSGLDALSDIGSGLSVMHNVSLKNLHGMNNLISAGSVYISENYSLLNLNGLQGLINVDGSLSVKDNPALFSINGIANVDADLITYLHISHNNILSNCNVQSVCDYLADPGGFIEIIDNDTGCNSQEEVELACGVGLKENFTSDYCTVYPNPFTGQTTFNIRLQEPADVKLLVCNNFGQVVATILDESLNKGDYRVIWNAERLPPDIYIYHFSTGHNATTGKIIKVR encoded by the coding sequence ATGAAACAATTATCTCTTGTGGTTTTTATCCTGATTATTATTCAGGTGAAAGCATATTCGCAGTCCTGCCTGCCTGATGGCATCAATTTTACTACACAAGCCCAGATTGACAATTTTCAGTCTGACTTTCCCGGATGTACAACCATTGAAGGAGGTGTTAAGATTTCCGGAAATGATATTTCAGATCTGGAAGGAATCAGCGTTCTGGATTCCATATTCGGTAACCTTACAATAGGATCCAACTGGAAAGGCAACAATCCAAATTTGAATAACCTGGACGGACTCGAAAACTTAGCCTACATTGGTGGTACTTTATTGTTAAACAATAATGATAACCTGGTCAATATTCAGGGATTATCAGGATTGGTTAAGGTTGAAGAGGGTATTTATATAAGTAATGATAATTTAATCAGTTTGACGGGGCTTGAAGGTATTGATTCTTTATATGGAAACCTTAATCTTCAGATTAATGATCAATTATTGAATTTAACCGGTCTCAACAATCTGAAATATATTGGTGGAAGTCTTGCTTTCTATTCTAACGAAGGGCTGATAAATCTGGTAGGATTAGACAATTTGACAACTGTAGCCGGAAGAGTCGATATATGGGGAAACTTAGTATTGACTTCTTTAACCGGGTTGGAGAATTTATCTTCTGTAGGTGATTTGTCTATTGAATACAACGAATCTTTGACCTCGTTATCGGGACTGGAAGGAATGGATTCCATCGGTGGTGATATGGCTCTGATATATAATGAATTGCTGCCCAATTTAACAGGATTGGAAGGGTTGACTTCAATCGGAGGTGAACTTTGGATTAAAGACAACTATTCACTGACAAGCCTGGAGGGCCTGGACAATATCAGCGCTGAATCAATCAGCAGCATTTGGATATACAACAATCAAAATCTTTCAGATTGTAACATCCAGAGTATCTGTGATTATTTAGCTGATCCAAATGGTCAGATCAATATTTATAGAAATGCAATCGGGTGTGACAATCCGCATGAAATCGCGGATAACTGCGGGATCACCCTTTCCTGTTTGCCTTTCGGAAACTATCTTTTCTACAGCCAGGCAGAGATTGACAGTTTCCCGTCATATTATTCTGATTGTGATCAATTAGAAGGATTTGTCGGGATTCAGGGTGAGGATATAACTCATCTGGACAGTTTATCGGGAGTAGATACAATAAATGGGACTTTGTTTATTTGTGGAAATGAGAATTTATCCAGCTTAAACGGCCTTAATAATGTAAGGATTATTCAAGGAGATCTATGGATTGGATGGATAGAATGCTCCGGAAATAATGAATTGACTAATCTTGAGGGACTAAATAACCTGATTTCAGTAGGTAATGAAATGCTCATCATGTATAATCCTGGATTATTGACCTTATCAGGACTAGATGCATTATCCGATATTGGATCCGGATTATCGGTAATGCATAATGTATCACTAAAAAACCTGCATGGGATGAACAACCTGATTTCAGCCGGTTCAGTCTATATCTCAGAAAATTATTCATTGTTGAACCTGAACGGCCTCCAGGGCTTGATCAATGTTGATGGCAGTCTTTCTGTAAAAGATAACCCGGCATTATTTTCGATCAACGGCATTGCAAATGTTGATGCTGACCTTATCACTTATCTTCATATCTCTCATAATAATATCCTGAGCAATTGTAACGTCCAAAGCGTTTGTGATTACCTTGCCGACCCGGGAGGATTCATCGAAATCATTGACAACGACACCGGTTGCAACAGCCAGGAAGAGGTGGAATTAGCATGTGGTGTCGGATTGAAGGAGAATTTTACTTCAGACTATTGTACTGTTTATCCAAATCCTTTTACCGGCCAGACAACTTTCAATATTCGGCTACAGGAACCGGCAGATGTGAAACTGTTAGTATGTAACAATTTTGGACAGGTCGTTGCCACCATCCTGGATGAATCGCTGAATAAAGGCGATTACCGGGTTATATGGAACGCGGAAAGACTGCCTCCCGACATATACATTTACCATTTTTCAACCGGTCATAACGCAACTACAGGGAAGATTATCAAGGTGAGATAA